Proteins from one Hyperolius riggenbachi isolate aHypRig1 chromosome 4, aHypRig1.pri, whole genome shotgun sequence genomic window:
- the FAM131A gene encoding protein FAM131A isoform X1, whose amino-acid sequence MLPKSRRALTIHEITALARSSLHGISQVVKDHVTKPTAMAQGRVAHLIEWKGWSKPSDSPAALETHFNSYSHLSEGEQEARFAAGVAEQFAIAEAKLRAWSSIDGEDSTDDSYDEDLQSSVDQSQPADFLSPLQKDLLSSRICCCDSDSSRTLSPETLCSSLCSLDEEQLLLGSPAQLAEESLLIKPQSVLGTYDRLQDLECEDSSYSMSFSESCLSPSEDELISFPSMNRGSGMLSLRRKGSDVVSSGVVSLDEDEEDQP is encoded by the exons GAATCTCACAGGTGGTGAAGGATCATGTgaccaagcctacagccatggctcAGGGACGTGTGGCTCATCTGATTGAGTGGAAAGGCTGGAGCAAACCCAGTGATTCTCCTGCAGCTCTGGAGACTCACTTTAATTCATACTCGCACCTGAGTGAGGGAGAACAGGAGGCCAGGTTTGCTGCAG GAGTAGCTGAGCAGTTTGCTATAGCGGAAGCTAAACTCCGTGCCTGGTCATCAATTGATGGAGAGGATTCTACAGACGATTCCTATGATGAGGATCTGCAGTCTTCAGTGGACCAATCTCAGCCTGCAG ATTTTCTAAGTCCTCTACAGAAGGATTTGCTGTCATCACGTATATGCTGCTGTGATAGTGACTCGTCACGTACCCTGTCTCCTGAGACTCTGTGCTCCAGCCTGTGCAGCCTAGATGAGGAACAGCTGCTGTTGGGGTCTCCAGCTCAGTTGGCTGAAGAGTCATTGCTCATCAAACCTCAGTCAGTTCTAGGTACCTATGATCGCCTCCAAGATCTGGAATGTGAGGACTCTTCATATTCTATGTCCTTCTCTGAGTCCTGTTTAAGTCCCAGCGAAGATGAGCTTATTTCCTTCCCTTCAATGAATCGAGGATCAGGGATGCTCTCTTTGCGTAGGAAAGGTTCAGATGTGGTTTCTTCTGGGGTGGTATCTCTAGATGAAGATGAAGAGGACCAACCCTGA